The Hippea alviniae EP5-r region TAACTTTTGCCTTTTAGGAAGTTTTCTATGCCTTTTGCTATGCCTTTTGCTAAAGCTCTTCTGAATGTTGGGTTTCTTAGGTATAAGGCATCGGATGGATTGTTTATGAAGGCTGTCTCTATCAGGATTGATGGACAGTGTGTTCCGACAAGCACATAGAATGGAGCCTGTCTTACGCCTCTGCCTTTGTATGAGCGATATACTTTTCTTCCATATTTTAACATCTCTTTGTAAACATCTGCTGCCAAGACCTTTGAGTATTGAATCTTTGATGTTTGAATAAGAGATAGAATGATGCGGTTTAAGTCGCTTATCTGGGCTATACTCATGCCATTCTCTTTGGCTGCAAGCCAAAGCGCTCTTTTGTCTGATGTTGTGTTTACAAAATAGACTTCCAAACCTTTGGCTTTGAGTCTGTCTTTGGGTGCATAGTTTGCATGTATCGAGACAAACAGCGTTGCATGAACCTTGTTTGCGAGTTCGACCCTTTGTGCTAAGGTAGGATATGTATCTTTTGTGCGCGTCATAACCACTTTGTATCCATCTTTTCTTAAGAAATAGGCTACATATTTGCCTATTGAGAGTGTTATTGTCTTCTCTTTGTTGTATATACCAACAGCGCCCGGGTCTTTGCCGCCATGTCCTGGGTCTATCACGATTACCGTCTTCTTTTTCGGTTTTGATGGTGTGTATGTCTGTTTTTCTTGTGGCTTTATTGCAACGCTTTTTTCTATTCTGACGATAAGAAACCTATCTGATGAGAGAAGAAGTCTAAACCTGTATTTGAAGTTTCTGTTGAGTTTAAAGAATATCCTTGTTTCACCCTTTATTATCCTGACCAGTATTTTTTCAACAGAACCTTTCGGTATGAGTGGTGTTTCTATTGCTATGATGGTGTTTGGTATGGCTATGTAGAAGTAATCGTCACTTAATCTTATAAATCTGTAATGTTTTATCTTGTCGAATCTAAAGATTAGGTTATCGACGCCGTTTTGCAGGTTTACGATACTGAAGCTTTTGAGTTTTGCTATCTGGGTTGCATCTGCCTGCAGGCTGAACAGGATAAAAAGTATCGAAACTATTGCTTTTAACATTGAAAGTTATTATAGTTATAATCCGACTGTTTGCAAGTCAAAGGTGGCTTATGCGTATTTTGGGTATTGATTACGGAACGAAGAAGATTGGACTTGCCATATCTGATGAGACAAACACAATAGCTTTGCCTTTAAGTGTGATAGATTCTGACGAGAACTCGATAGATGAGATTAAAAGGATAACTGAAATCAACAATATAACAAGGATCGTTGTTGGTTTGCCTATGACCTTAAGCGGTATGAAAGGTAAAAGGGCTCAAGAGACAGAAGATTTTATAGACAAGCTAAGGGAAGTCTTAGATATTGAGATTGTTGAATGGGATGAGAGAATGTCAACAAGGTTCTCTGAAAGGATTTTAAATAACGCCAATGTAAAGGGAAGAAAAAATAAAAAGAAGGTTATCGATAAGATAGCTGCAACATTTATCCTTCAAGGCTATTTAGACTCGCTATGAGTTTTATAAAGAAGCTGTTTATAGCCAATATAATCCTGTTTCTTTTTGTTTTGGCTTTTGTTGTTTTTACCATATTCAAGTTTGAAAGTTTTTTAAACACTAAAGCTTCGAATAAACATAAGCAGGTTTACATAGAGATAGCCAAGAATCAAACTGTTCCAAGTATTGTTGATACTCTCAAAGAGAAAGGCATAATAACAAGAAGCGACTGGTTTTACTATTATCTGCGTTTAAGCGGACAAGCAAGACAGATAAAGGCAGGTCTTCATCTATTTTACACAGATTATACACCAAAGCAGGTTTTAAACGAACTTGTAAGTCCGAAGGTTTATACGGCAAAGATAACGGTTATTGCAGGGTATAATATCAAAAGAGTTGCAGATGTTTTATCAAAGGCTGGCTTTGATGGAGATAGATTGCTTAAGCTAAACGACAACGAGAGTTTTGTAAAGAGATGCAGCGGGTTTGACAAGGCAAAAAGTCTTGAAGGGTTTTTATATCCTGATACATACTTTGTCTCAAAGGACGATAAGGTTGAATCTATTGCGCTTTTGATGTGTAAGCAGTTTAAGGATAAGTTTAAGAAGCTCACGGGCAGGAGTGATTTTAAAGAAGATGACTATAAAAGACTGATAGTTGCATCTATTGTTCAGAAGGAAGCAACGGATAAGAAGGATATGAGACTGGTTGCAGGCGTGATTTATAATAGATTGAAAAAGGGTATGTATCTTCAGATGGACTCAACAAGGTTTGATGAGAAGTTTAACACATATCTGCATAAAGGTTTGCCGCCTGAGCCTATCTGTAATCCATCTTACGATGCTTTGGCAGCTGCTTATGAGCCGCAAAAAACCGACTATCTTTACTTTATCTCAAAAAAAGATGGAAGCATGATTTTTAGCAAAACATTGAAAGAGCACAACAGGAACATAAGGAAGTATCTAAAATGAGATTTTACATAAAGACATTTGGCTGTCAGATGAACGAAAGGGATTCAGAGAAGGTTGAAGCGATTTTGGAAGAGAATGGTTGGCAGAAGAGTGATGACCCTAAAACGGCAGACCTTTTGATTGTAAATTCCTGTGCGGTTAGAGAGAAAGCTGAGAACAAGATTTACAGTGAGATAGGAAGATTAAGGTTTAAGAACAGAAAAGCAAAGATTGTGGCGATGGGCTGTGTTGCCCAGTTTGCATACGATAGGTTATCTAAGGTTGCAGATATTGTAATCGGCACAAATACGATAGACGAGTTTTGCAGAATCGCTAAGGATTACTCTGTTGAAGGTGTTTTTATAAAGGATAAGATGGAAGAGCCAGACCATATATTCCCGCATGTTAAGAGTGTGGTTTCGTTTGTCGATATTATGTATGGTTGTGATAACTTCTGCACATACTGTATTGTTCCATATACTCGTGGAAGGGAAATTTCTCGCAAGAAGGAAGCTATAATTGATGAGATAAAAGAACTTGTCGATAATGGCACGAAAGAAGTTGTTTTGCTCGGTCAGAATGTTAACTCATATGGCAAGAGCTTGGGCTATAATTTTGTTGATTTGCTCTATGAAGTGAACAAGATAGAAGGCTTGAAGCGTATTAGATTTACCACATCCCATCCAAAGGATTTCTCAAAAGAGCTTATCTATGCGATAAGGGATTTGGACAAGTTGTGTGAGCATGTTCACCTGCCGTTTCAGGCAGGCTCAAATAGGATTTTGAAGCTAATGAGAAGAAAATACACGATTGAAGAGTATCTTGAGAAGGTGTTTTTATTGAAGAGCGAAGTAAAAAACTGCTCGATTACAACAGATATTATCGTTGGTTTTCCCACAGAGACAGAAAATGATTTTGAAAAGACGCTTGAAGTAGTAAAAACCGTTGAATACGATACATCGTTTTCGTTTAAATACTCACCGAGAAGATTTACAAAAGCAGCCGAAATGGAAGGCCAGATTGAAGAAGACAAAAAGCTTAAACGCTTAAACATACTTCAACAGCTTCAGGCTGAGATTACCCAAAAAAAGCTCAAGGAGTATGAAGGCAAGATTGTTGAAGTGCTTATAGAAGGAAAATCAAAGAAGGGCGATAAGCTTTATGGTAGAAATAGGCAAAATATAGTTGTCAATGTTGATTTTAGGGATAATATAAAAGCAGGCGACTGTTTAAGGGTTAAGATAACAAAAGCCCTTAAGCATTCCCTGATAGGGGAGCCAATTTAATAAAACAGAAGGTGAATAGCGATGGTTAGAATTGAGCTTACCGATATAGATTTAAGCGATGATTTTTGTGATATCTATTTTGAAGACGATGAAGGCTATACATACAAGTTTAGAACCGACGCTGAAAAGGGTAAAATGATCTCTCTTCTTGCTCACGGTGTATATGTTCAGAATAACAGTGTTTATGAGCTTCTGTTGAATCTGTTAAATATGACTGGCCTTGGTATTCACTCAGTTGTTGTGCTTGATGGATACAAAGATAGAGCAGTTGTTAACCTTACAGATTCAAAGGAGATAAAATCCCTTCCAGTTAATATAGATGATGCTTTGATTTTGGGCTTGTTATCTGAAGCTCCCCTGTTTGTCAAAAAAGAAGCCTGCTTTTTGGAAATTGAAGAGCTTGAGCGATACATC contains the following coding sequences:
- the miaB gene encoding tRNA (N6-isopentenyl adenosine(37)-C2)-methylthiotransferase MiaB, which codes for MRFYIKTFGCQMNERDSEKVEAILEENGWQKSDDPKTADLLIVNSCAVREKAENKIYSEIGRLRFKNRKAKIVAMGCVAQFAYDRLSKVADIVIGTNTIDEFCRIAKDYSVEGVFIKDKMEEPDHIFPHVKSVVSFVDIMYGCDNFCTYCIVPYTRGREISRKKEAIIDEIKELVDNGTKEVVLLGQNVNSYGKSLGYNFVDLLYEVNKIEGLKRIRFTTSHPKDFSKELIYAIRDLDKLCEHVHLPFQAGSNRILKLMRRKYTIEEYLEKVFLLKSEVKNCSITTDIIVGFPTETENDFEKTLEVVKTVEYDTSFSFKYSPRRFTKAAEMEGQIEEDKKLKRLNILQQLQAEITQKKLKEYEGKIVEVLIEGKSKKGDKLYGRNRQNIVVNVDFRDNIKAGDCLRVKITKALKHSLIGEPI
- a CDS encoding N-acetylmuramoyl-L-alanine amidase family protein — protein: MLKAIVSILFILFSLQADATQIAKLKSFSIVNLQNGVDNLIFRFDKIKHYRFIRLSDDYFYIAIPNTIIAIETPLIPKGSVEKILVRIIKGETRIFFKLNRNFKYRFRLLLSSDRFLIVRIEKSVAIKPQEKQTYTPSKPKKKTVIVIDPGHGGKDPGAVGIYNKEKTITLSIGKYVAYFLRKDGYKVVMTRTKDTYPTLAQRVELANKVHATLFVSIHANYAPKDRLKAKGLEVYFVNTTSDKRALWLAAKENGMSIAQISDLNRIILSLIQTSKIQYSKVLAADVYKEMLKYGRKVYRSYKGRGVRQAPFYVLVGTHCPSILIETAFINNPSDALYLRNPTFRRALAKGIAKGIENFLKGKS
- the mltG gene encoding endolytic transglycosylase MltG, producing the protein MSFIKKLFIANIILFLFVLAFVVFTIFKFESFLNTKASNKHKQVYIEIAKNQTVPSIVDTLKEKGIITRSDWFYYYLRLSGQARQIKAGLHLFYTDYTPKQVLNELVSPKVYTAKITVIAGYNIKRVADVLSKAGFDGDRLLKLNDNESFVKRCSGFDKAKSLEGFLYPDTYFVSKDDKVESIALLMCKQFKDKFKKLTGRSDFKEDDYKRLIVASIVQKEATDKKDMRLVAGVIYNRLKKGMYLQMDSTRFDEKFNTYLHKGLPPEPICNPSYDALAAAYEPQKTDYLYFISKKDGSMIFSKTLKEHNRNIRKYLK
- the ruvX gene encoding Holliday junction resolvase RuvX; translated protein: MKVIIVIIRLFASQRWLMRILGIDYGTKKIGLAISDETNTIALPLSVIDSDENSIDEIKRITEINNITRIVVGLPMTLSGMKGKRAQETEDFIDKLREVLDIEIVEWDERMSTRFSERILNNANVKGRKNKKKVIDKIAATFILQGYLDSL